From Clostridium sp. SY8519:
TTGATGCCAGGAATGAAGCCCTGACCAAGATGAATGAGTTTGTGGGAAAACTGTCGGCACTGATGAATCCTGCGACCTATGTGGTCATTAACGCCGCTACAATTTTTCTGATTCATGAGGGCGCGCTCCGGGTGAATCTGGGGGCGATCCATCAGGGGGACGTAGTGGCCCTGTACAATTATATGGCGCAGCTGATCATTGAGCTGGTGAAGCTGGCCACGATGATTATCACGATTAACAAGTCGCTGGCCTGCGGCGAACGGATTCAGAGCATTTTGGAAGTGGAGCCAGGCATGGAATATCCACGGCTGCAGACACAGGACCGGCAGCCCGTGCCGGCCGGCGCAGGAGCAGAAGGAAACGAAGATGCGGTGGCTTTCCATCATGTATCCTTCTCCTATGACGGTTCCGGGGAAGACGCAGTGTCAGATATCGATTTTTCTGTGAAAAAGGGCGAGACTGTGGGAATTATCGGCGGCACCGGAAGCGGAAAAACCACTATTGTAAACCTGATCCCGCGATTTTATGATGTGACACAGGGCAGTGTGGAAGTGGACGGAAGCAATGTCAGGGATTATCCGGAAGGGAAGCTGATCGAACGGATCGGCGTCGTGCCCCAGAAGGCAGAACTTTTTGAAGGCAGTATCCGTGAGAATCTCCAGTGGGGAAAGGCGGACGCTTCCGATGAAGAACTGTGGGCGGCTCTTGCCACGGCCCAGGCCACAGAAGTGGTAAAAGGAAAAGACGGACAGCTGGATGCCCTGCTGGAACAGAACGGCCGAAATCTGTCCGGCGGTCAGAAGCAGCGGCTGACCATTGCGCGGGCGCTGGTCAAACAGCCGGAAATCCTGATTATGGATGATTCCGCCAGTGCGCTGGATTTCGCGACAGATCTGAATCTGCGCAGAGCGGTGCGCGCGCTTGGACAGCGGATGACTGTGTTTATCGTGTCCCAGCGAACGGCCAGCGTACGGACCGCGGACCAGATCCTGGTGCTGGATGACGGCAGACTGGTGGGACGGGGCACCCATGAGGAACTGATGCGGGACTGCGGCGTATATCAGGAGATCTATTACTCCCAGTATCCGGAAGAACGAAAGGAGGCGCAGGCATGAGCAGAGGATTCCGACGTGGCGGCGCGCAGAAGCCGCAGAAAGAAAAACAGAATGCCATGGATACGTCTTCCAGCATGGCAGTGTTAAAGAAAGTGCTGGCAGTCATCGGCCGGTATAAGGCGCTGCTGGCAGCCAGCATTGTGATGGCGGCTGTCTCTGTCATCATTCAGCTGTATATTCCGAATCTGTACGGCGATGCCATTGACGGCATCGTGGCGAAACACCGGGTGGATTTCTCCTTGGTGGCCTGGTACGGGCTTCGCATTGCGGTGCTGATGGTGCTGGCCGCACTGGCGACCTGGATCATGAACATCATCAACAACCGTCTGACGTTTCGGACTGTCAGGGATATCAGAGCCCGGGCGATCCGCCAGATTCAGGATCTTCCTCTGTCTTATCTGGATTCTCACAGTTCCGGGGATATTGTGCAGCGTGTCATCGCGGACATCGATCAGCTGTCGGATGGCCTGCTGTTAGGATTTACGCAGCTGTTTTCCGGGATTGTCACGATCATTGCCACACTGGTCTTTATGTTCCAGAGAGATATCGGAATCACCGTGCTGGTGATTGTGATGACCCCCCTGAGCTTTTTTGTGGCCCGTTTTATTTCCACCCGTTCGTTCCGGATGTTCCAGAAACAGACGGCAGTCCGGGGCCGGCAGACGGCGCTGATCAACGAAATGGTCGGCAGCGAAAAAGTGGTGAAGGCTTTCGGCCATGAAGAAACAGCCTCGGAACAGTTCCGTAAAGTGAACCTGGAACTGCAGGAATACTCCCAGAAGGCGGTGTTTTTCAGCTCCCTGACCAATCCGGGCACCCGGGCGGTAAATAATGTGATTTATGCGCTGGTGGCACTGGTAGGCGCCTTTCGGATCCTGGGCGGCAATCTGACCGTAGGCGGTCTGACCGTGCTTTTGTCCTACGCGAACCAGTACATGAAGCCTTTTAATGATATCAGCTCAGTGATTACGGAGCTGCAGAACGCGCTGGCCTGCGCGGCCCGGGTATTCGCGCTGATCGAGGCGGAACCCATGAGCAAAGAGCCGGATCGGGAACTGCAGGTGGCTCAGGGCAGTGTTGCCATTGAACATGCGGCGTTTTCTTATGAGAAAACAAAACCGCTGATTCAGGACTTTAATTTCCGGGCAGAGCCTGGTATGACCGTGGCGATTGTGGGTCCGACCGGATGCGGGAAAACCACACTGATCAACCTGCTGATGCGTTTTTACGATGTGGATGAAGGGAAGATTTCTGTGGATGGACAGGATATTTACCAGGTGACCCGGCAGTCCCTGCGGCGCGGATACGGTATGGTTCTGCAGGAGACCTGGCTGAAACAGGGAACCGTGCGGGAGAATATCGCTTTCGGACGGCCGGAGGCATCCGAAGAGGAAATCATTCAGGCAGCCAAAGAGGCCCATAGCTGGGAATTTATCCGCAGGATGCCGGAAGGGCTGGACACGGTGATTGACGATGACAGTCTGAGCCAGGGACAAAAACAGCTGCTGTGTATCACCCGGATCATGCTGACGCTTCCGCCCATGTTGATTCTGGACGAGGCGACTTCCAGTATTGATACCCGGACGGAAATCCGGATCCAGGAGGCATTCAGCAAGATGATGAAAGGACGGACCAGCTTCATTGTGGCACACCGGCTTTCCACCATTCGCAGCGCGGACCGGATTCTTGTCATGAAAGAGGGAAAAATCATTGAACAGGGAACCCATGAGGAACTGATGGCAGCCAATGGTTTTTATACGTCACTGTATAATTCCCAGTTTGCCGGCACCGCTTCATGAATGGAAAAGAAATCAGAAATTACGGCTTGCAATGGCGAAAAAGCAGGGCTATAATAGAATTAACAAGTGAACAGCGGGGAGCTTGAGGATGACAGCATCCGGACAGGCTGAGAGGAAGGTACACCTTCGACCCATACACCTGATTTGGATAATGCCAACGTAGGAAAGTCTGGAAATAAGATGAGAATACAGGGAAGACGCCAGTCAGGCGCCTTCCTTTTTTTCGTGTTTTTCGCTGTTTGCACAGGAATGAAAGGAAAGGAGCAGGGACCCGAATGGTACAGATTAACGGAGTACAACTGGACACAGCCGGCAGGACACTGGCGGATTATCTGCGGGAAGCGGGCTATGATCCCCGCGTCATTGCTGTGGAATACAATGAAGCAATTCTGCCCAAAGACAGGTATGCCGCTGTGATTCTGCAGGATGGCGATGTGGTGGAGATCGTACAGTTCATGGGCGGCGGCTGACAGACCGTCTGCAGACCGTAAGACACAGGAAGGGCGGAAGTTCCGGACAGAGTTCCGTCTGGGCAGAAACAGAAAGAAGGAGCAAAATGGAGACACAGGACAAATTAGTCATTGGCGGAAAGGAATTTTCCTCCCGGTTTATTCTGGGATCGGGGAAATATTCCCTGAAACTGATCCGGGCAGCAGTGGAAGATGCCGGCGCGGAGATCGTGACACTGGCGGTACGCCGGGCAAATACAACGGAAAAAGAAAATATCCTGGATTATATTCCGGAAGGAGTGACGCTGCTTCCCAATACTTCAGGAGCCAGGAACGCGGAGGAAGCCGTGCGGATTGCCCGTCTGGCCCGGGAGCTGGGATGCGGTGATTTCGTCAAGATCGAAATCATGCGGGATTCCAAATACCTGCTGCCGGACAATCAGGAGACGATCCGGGCGACAGAGATCCTGGCCCGGGAGGGGTTCGTGGTACTGCCTTATATGTATCCGGATCTGAATGCGGCCAGGGATCTTGTTTCGGCCGGCGCGGCAGCCGTGATGCCTCTGGCTTCCCCCATCGGATCCAACAAAGGACTGGCCACCAGAGAGTTTATTCAGATTCTGATTGATGAAATCGACCTGCCCATCATTGTGGACGCGGGAATCGGCAGACCGTCCCAGGCCTGTGAGGCAATGGAAATGGGCGCGGCGGCGATTATGGCCAATACGGCACTGGCCACAGCCGGGGATCTTCCGCTGATGGCTTCGGCTTTTCGCAAAGCCATCGAAGCCGGCAGACAGGCATATTTATCCGGACTGGGACGCGTGCTGCTGCGGGGAGCGGCGTCTTCCGACCCGCTGACCGGATTCCTGCATGACTGAGGAGGTGTACAGAGCAATGGAAAATGAGTTTATCTTTGACTCGGACCAGATGACGGCAAAGAGCCTGGAAAAAAAGCACCGGCTGGAAACCGATCCCTCCTCCCGGACGGATCATATGAAGTACCAGCCGGGGATGGAACAGATTGACTCGGACGTCTGTGAAAAAGTCATGGAGCAGATGAACAGTTATGACTGCAGTCAGTATACGGCCCGTGATGTCCGGGCGGCACTGGATCATGAGATCTGCAGCATCGAAGACTTCAAAGCACTGCTGTCTCCTGCGGCGGAACCGTTCCTGGAAGAGATGGCGCAGCGGGCACGCAGGGAAACAAGCAGGCATTTCGGCAATACGGTGTATCTGTTCACCCCGCTGTATATTGCAAATTACTGCGAAAACTACTGCGTATATTGCGGATTTAACTGCTACAATCAGATCACCCGTGTGAAACTGACGCTGGAGCAGGTGGAGCATGAGATGAAGGTGATCGCGGACAGCGGCATGGAAGAGATCCTGATTCTGACCGGAGAAAGCAGGGCAAAGAGCGATGTGAAGTACATCGGGGAAGCCTGCCGGCTGGCACGGAAATATTTCCGCATGGTGGGACTGGAGGTCTATCCGGTTAATACAGAGGATTACCGGTATCTGCACGAATGCGGCGCGGACTATGTGACGGTGTTCCAGGAAACATATGACACGGACAAATATGAGACCCTCCATCTGCTGGGGCATAAGCGGGTGTGGCCCTACCGGTTTCATGCCCAGGAACGCGCGCTTATGGGCGGCATGCGGGGCGTAGGATTTTCCGCGTTGCTGGGTCTGTCAGATTTCCGCAAAGACGCCCTGGCCACTGGGATGCATGTGTATTATCTGCAGAGAAAATATCCCCAGGCGGAGATGTCCCTGTCCTGCCCGCGTCTGCGGCCGATTATCAATAACGAGAAGATCAATCCCCTGGATGTGGGGGAGCGGCAGCTGTGCCAGGTGCTGTGCGCGTACCGGATTTTTCTGCCTTATGTGGGCATCACCGTATCTTCCAGGGAAAGCGCCCAGTTCCGCAATGGTATCGTAAAAATCGCGGCCACAAAAATATCTGCCGGCGTGTCAACCGGAATCGGAGACCATGAGAGCAAGTATACCGGCAGACAGGCACAGGAAAAAGAAGGAGACGAGCAGTTTGAGATCTGCGACGGCAGAAGCCTGTCCGGGATGTACGAAGATATGTCCGATGAGGGGCTGCAGCCGGTGCTGAATGATTATCTGTATGTATAAAAACGGAGGCGGCTTTTGAAAATCATAGGAGTAACCAGCCGGAAGCTGAGCAGAGAACCGTTTTTGGAACGAATCCGGAAAATTGTCCGCGGACATCCGGATGCTCTGATCCTTCGGGAAAAAGACCTGTCCCCGGAACAGTACCGAAGACTGGCGGCAGAAGTACTGGAACTCTGCCGCCGGGAGCAGGTGACGGGTATTCTGCACAGTTATCCGGCGGCCGCCCGAAGTCTGCAGGCTGCCGCGTTGCATGTCCCGCTGCCCGCCCTTGTGCAGATGTCTGCCGAAGAACGGAAGAGCTTTAGAGTCCTGGGCGCATCCTGCCATTCGGTGGAAGAAGCGCGGCAGGCGGAAGCGCTGGGCTGTACCTATCTGACCGCGGGCCATATTTTCGCGACGGACTGCAAGAAAGGGTTGCCGGGCCGGGGCGCTGAGTTTCTCACGGAAGTCTGCGGGGCCGTGCACATCCCGGTGTATGCCATTGGCGGAATTACGCCGGAGCGCCTGAAAGAGCTGCGCGATACCGGCTGTGCCGGTGTCTGCGTCATGAGCAGCCTGATGGGATGCGCGGATCCGGGCGCGCTGATTGATGCTCTGCGGGAATCAGATTTTATGGAGTGAAAAAAGACCTTTCTGTTCCGGAAAAAGATCCGGATCAGAAAGGTCTTTATGGCAGGCCTGTAAAAACAGTTCTGTATCATTGAGTCCCGCTGCCTGAAAAGCAGTCAGGGCATAAATTCGATTATCCGATCTGTACACCGAGCATCGGGAGCAGATATGTGCACAGGCAGGCGATGATTACGCACAGGACGCAGTACTTGGCGGTGGCGCTCATCAGCTTGCTTTCCTGACCGGACATACCGATGGCTGCTGCACCGATGGCAAGGCCCTGGGGGCTGATCATCTTGCCGATGCCGGCGCCCATGGTGTTAGCGGTAGCAAGCCAGTACGGGTTGGCGCCGATGGCTTCCGCTGTCTGCCGCTGCATATCGCCAAAGAGCACGGTGGTGGAAGTACCGCTGCCGGTTACGAAAGCGCCGATGACACCGATCAGAGGAGATACCAGCGGGAAGAAGTTTCCGGATTTCTCCAGGAGTCCTGCGATATCAGAGGTCATGCCGGAGTGGCTCATTACCTTGGCGGTGGCCAGTACGGCACAGATGGTGACGATGGTCTTCCAGTTGCTTTTTACCGTTTTGACAAAAACTCTGCCCATGGTACCAAAGCTTGCGCCCTGAATCAGTCCGCCGATGATGGCAGCGATGAAGATGATGACACCAGGGGTGTTGATCCAGGTAAAGCCCAGCGGATCACCGGTTCCCGTATAAATCTGGAAACTGCTCTTAATGGAGCTCAGCGGTCCGTTGATAAACGGGATGATCTTGCTGGTGCAAAGCAGGAAGATGAAGATCAGTACGAAAGGACTCCATGCTTTGATGCCTTCCTTTACGTCAAAATGTTCTTCTGCTGCGGCTGCGCCTTCACCGGATTCCGGTACTTTCTTCAGTACGCGGTATTCATCCGGAACCGGGCGGTTTTTGGTTTTTACACCAAGCAGGATGGTAACCACCATACATACGATGGAGCCGATGATATTCGGAAGCTCCGCGCCGATGCCGAAGGCAGTCAGAACCGCCGGGGCAACGAATGCGAGAGAAGAAATCACTGTGATGCCGAAGACACCTTTTAAAGCCTTGAATCCCTTGCCAAGAATGCAGATGGCGATAAACGGAGACAGGAACATCAGAATCAGTTCGATGACAGCGGTATTTGCTGCCAGGGTGCCTACATCCAGCCCGGTAACAGTGGCCAGTGTGGCGGTAGGTACGCCGACAGAACCGAAAGCGGTAGGCGTGGTATTGATAACGAAACAAGCGACTACCGTCAGAATCGGGTTGAAGCCTAACGCAACCATGATACCTGCCGGGATAGCGACTGCGGTACCGAATCCGGCCATACCTTCCATGAAGTTGCCGAATCCCCAGCCGATGATCAGCATCAGGATACGCTGATCCATGGATACGCTGGCAAGCATTTTCTTAATGGAATCCATGGCTTTGGTTTCCAGGGTCAGATTATAGGTAAACAGCGCCGCGATGATAACCAGAATAATCGGCCATAACGCGTTCAGCGTACCTTCCAGCGCAGCGGAAGCAGCGTCGACCGGGCGCATATGCCAGAACGGAATCGCGACTGCCTCAATGGCTGCGATGACCAGCGCGATCACGCAGGCTTTAAAGCCGGCCATCTTGATGCCGCTCAGTGCAACAATCAGCCAGATGATCGGGATTAAAGCAAGGATAAACTTGACAAATAACATAACACAATCCTCCTTTTGTTTTCTTGAAACATTTGTCTATTATAATGCCATATTGCCGGAGAAAATTCAATGCTTTTTATCAAAATAAACAAACGAAAAAAATAAATATTGTTATAATATAGACAAATTAGACAAAATATTATAGGAAAAACTTGACAAAACTTAGGGAGTATGACGAGAGTGAAGGGCAAATTGTACAAAAAGTCAAACAATAGAAACCTGTTGCACTTTCCGGAGCGATTTGTTTATAATATTTTCCGGACCGCTGTTTTTTGCAGAGACAGAGGTCCGGGCGGGGATACTTTTTGTTGATTTTTGCAGAGATGAACAAGTCGCTTTCTTATCCCCCGAAGAGCAGGCTGCCGCTTTTGCGGCAGCCTGTCCTGCTTTATGGTATACTTGACAGAAAAAGAAAGGAAGAAACTGCATGGGCCTGAATCGAACCAGTCTGAAATACCTGGCTGCCGCAGCGATGCTGCTGGACCATATTGCCGCGTTTGTGCTGATGCGGGGAAACGAACCGGGACTGTATGACCTGTTTCGCCTGATCGGCCGTCTGACGGCTCCTGTCATGTGCTATTTTCTGGCAGCAGGGTTTCAGCATACCAGTTCCCTGAAGCGCTATGTCCTGCGGCTTGCGGTATTTGCTGCTGTCGCGCAGCCGGCGTTTGTCTTTGCGCGATTCGGCGCCGGCTGGCCGCGGCATTTGTTTTCCGAGGGAAACATGCTGGTGACGCTGCTTCTGTCTTTGCTGATGCTGGCGGGAATCACCCGGGTGGGAATGTCCGCCGGGAGGATTGCAGCCGCGGCAGGCGCCGTGCTGCTGTCCCTGTTCTGCGACTGGGGCGGGTACGGCCCGCTGATGGTGCTTGTATTTTATATGCTGCGCAGTCAGCCGAAAAAAATGTGGCTGACCTACAGCCTGCTGGCTGTTTGCTGCTGGGGCGGCGCGGCGGCCGCGGCGGTTTCTTCCGGAGAAGCATGGTATCTGAGTCTGTGGAACGGCGGGATGCTCCTGGCGGTTCCGCTGCTGAAGTGTTATGACGGGAGCCGCGGCTCCGGGAGCAAATTTAACAAATGGTTTTTTTATGTGTTTTATCCGGCTCACCTGGCAGTGCTGGGAGGGATACGCTTTGCTGTAGCCTGAGGCGTCCCGCCGGCCGGAGGCGGTTTTGAGAAAAGGAAGGAAAACGGGCTCGGCCCGGAGAAAATTATGAGGACAAATCGATTTACACTGGGAATACTTGCCCCGGTCGATGCGGGGAAAACCACACTGGCAGAAGCGCTGCTGTACCAGGGCGGGAACATCCGGACTCTGGGCCGGGTGGATCACAGGGACGCCCTGTTTGATTATTACCGGCAGGAGCGGGAGCGGGGAATCACGATTTTTTCCAAGTGCGCGCAGCTTACCCTGGGCAGCAAAGAAGTGTCTCTTCTGGATACCCCGGGACATGCGGATTTTTCCGCAGAAATGGAACGAGCGCTGTCTGTCATGGATTACGCGGTTTTGGTCATCAGCGGCACAGAAGGCGTGCAGAGCCATACCCACACCCTGTTTTCGCTGCTGCGCCGCTATCATGTGCCGGCGTTTCTGTTTGTCAGCAAAATGGACCGCCCGGAAGCGGACAGGGCGGCGGTGTGCAGACAGCTGAAAGAGGAGCTGCAGGAAACCTGTGTGGATATCACCGGATAT
This genomic window contains:
- a CDS encoding thiamine phosphate synthase, whose protein sequence is MKIIGVTSRKLSREPFLERIRKIVRGHPDALILREKDLSPEQYRRLAAEVLELCRREQVTGILHSYPAAARSLQAAALHVPLPALVQMSAEERKSFRVLGASCHSVEEARQAEALGCTYLTAGHIFATDCKKGLPGRGAEFLTEVCGAVHIPVYAIGGITPERLKELRDTGCAGVCVMSSLMGCADPGALIDALRESDFME
- a CDS encoding thiazole synthase; the protein is METQDKLVIGGKEFSSRFILGSGKYSLKLIRAAVEDAGAEIVTLAVRRANTTEKENILDYIPEGVTLLPNTSGARNAEEAVRIARLARELGCGDFVKIEIMRDSKYLLPDNQETIRATEILAREGFVVLPYMYPDLNAARDLVSAGAAAVMPLASPIGSNKGLATREFIQILIDEIDLPIIVDAGIGRPSQACEAMEMGAAAIMANTALATAGDLPLMASAFRKAIEAGRQAYLSGLGRVLLRGAASSDPLTGFLHD
- a CDS encoding ABC transporter ATP-binding protein gives rise to the protein MRKLLVYMKKYRRDAVLAPVFKLVEACLDLLIPIVVAAIIDHGIAQGNRPYIVKCFLLLLVMAAAGMGISFAAQWFAARSSVGFATEIRQRLFDHIQKLSYTELDTLGTDTLITRMTSDVNQVQNGVNLALRLLLRSPFIVVGSMVMAFTIDVRCALVFVVTIPALSVIIFGIMFASIPLFKKSQAALDRLLGTTRENLTGVRVIRAFCKEKEEVQEFDARNEALTKMNEFVGKLSALMNPATYVVINAATIFLIHEGALRVNLGAIHQGDVVALYNYMAQLIIELVKLATMIITINKSLACGERIQSILEVEPGMEYPRLQTQDRQPVPAGAGAEGNEDAVAFHHVSFSYDGSGEDAVSDIDFSVKKGETVGIIGGTGSGKTTIVNLIPRFYDVTQGSVEVDGSNVRDYPEGKLIERIGVVPQKAELFEGSIRENLQWGKADASDEELWAALATAQATEVVKGKDGQLDALLEQNGRNLSGGQKQRLTIARALVKQPEILIMDDSASALDFATDLNLRRAVRALGQRMTVFIVSQRTASVRTADQILVLDDGRLVGRGTHEELMRDCGVYQEIYYSQYPEERKEAQA
- the thiS gene encoding sulfur carrier protein ThiS, producing the protein MVQINGVQLDTAGRTLADYLREAGYDPRVIAVEYNEAILPKDRYAAVILQDGDVVEIVQFMGGG
- a CDS encoding lactate permease LctP family transporter, which produces MLFVKFILALIPIIWLIVALSGIKMAGFKACVIALVIAAIEAVAIPFWHMRPVDAASAALEGTLNALWPIILVIIAALFTYNLTLETKAMDSIKKMLASVSMDQRILMLIIGWGFGNFMEGMAGFGTAVAIPAGIMVALGFNPILTVVACFVINTTPTAFGSVGVPTATLATVTGLDVGTLAANTAVIELILMFLSPFIAICILGKGFKALKGVFGITVISSLAFVAPAVLTAFGIGAELPNIIGSIVCMVVTILLGVKTKNRPVPDEYRVLKKVPESGEGAAAAEEHFDVKEGIKAWSPFVLIFIFLLCTSKIIPFINGPLSSIKSSFQIYTGTGDPLGFTWINTPGVIIFIAAIIGGLIQGASFGTMGRVFVKTVKSNWKTIVTICAVLATAKVMSHSGMTSDIAGLLEKSGNFFPLVSPLIGVIGAFVTGSGTSTTVLFGDMQRQTAEAIGANPYWLATANTMGAGIGKMISPQGLAIGAAAIGMSGQESKLMSATAKYCVLCVIIACLCTYLLPMLGVQIG
- the thiH gene encoding 2-iminoacetate synthase ThiH: MENEFIFDSDQMTAKSLEKKHRLETDPSSRTDHMKYQPGMEQIDSDVCEKVMEQMNSYDCSQYTARDVRAALDHEICSIEDFKALLSPAAEPFLEEMAQRARRETSRHFGNTVYLFTPLYIANYCENYCVYCGFNCYNQITRVKLTLEQVEHEMKVIADSGMEEILILTGESRAKSDVKYIGEACRLARKYFRMVGLEVYPVNTEDYRYLHECGADYVTVFQETYDTDKYETLHLLGHKRVWPYRFHAQERALMGGMRGVGFSALLGLSDFRKDALATGMHVYYLQRKYPQAEMSLSCPRLRPIINNEKINPLDVGERQLCQVLCAYRIFLPYVGITVSSRESAQFRNGIVKIAATKISAGVSTGIGDHESKYTGRQAQEKEGDEQFEICDGRSLSGMYEDMSDEGLQPVLNDYLYV
- a CDS encoding ABC transporter ATP-binding protein encodes the protein MAVLKKVLAVIGRYKALLAASIVMAAVSVIIQLYIPNLYGDAIDGIVAKHRVDFSLVAWYGLRIAVLMVLAALATWIMNIINNRLTFRTVRDIRARAIRQIQDLPLSYLDSHSSGDIVQRVIADIDQLSDGLLLGFTQLFSGIVTIIATLVFMFQRDIGITVLVIVMTPLSFFVARFISTRSFRMFQKQTAVRGRQTALINEMVGSEKVVKAFGHEETASEQFRKVNLELQEYSQKAVFFSSLTNPGTRAVNNVIYALVALVGAFRILGGNLTVGGLTVLLSYANQYMKPFNDISSVITELQNALACAARVFALIEAEPMSKEPDRELQVAQGSVAIEHAAFSYEKTKPLIQDFNFRAEPGMTVAIVGPTGCGKTTLINLLMRFYDVDEGKISVDGQDIYQVTRQSLRRGYGMVLQETWLKQGTVRENIAFGRPEASEEEIIQAAKEAHSWEFIRRMPEGLDTVIDDDSLSQGQKQLLCITRIMLTLPPMLILDEATSSIDTRTEIRIQEAFSKMMKGRTSFIVAHRLSTIRSADRILVMKEGKIIEQGTHEELMAANGFYTSLYNSQFAGTAS
- a CDS encoding TraX family protein, translated to MGLNRTSLKYLAAAAMLLDHIAAFVLMRGNEPGLYDLFRLIGRLTAPVMCYFLAAGFQHTSSLKRYVLRLAVFAAVAQPAFVFARFGAGWPRHLFSEGNMLVTLLLSLLMLAGITRVGMSAGRIAAAAGAVLLSLFCDWGGYGPLMVLVFYMLRSQPKKMWLTYSLLAVCCWGGAAAAAVSSGEAWYLSLWNGGMLLAVPLLKCYDGSRGSGSKFNKWFFYVFYPAHLAVLGGIRFAVA